The Gadus macrocephalus chromosome 3, ASM3116895v1 DNA segment cggggtcggctgcgcgaaagggccgtgacgtatttttgtacgcgacgcaaacgacacctacgtaacccacacatggacagaacccccataacaacaatggagaacatcgatgcgatggtattcgtgttcgtattattagctggcatgttgaagaagtggaatatgttggctgcggcgctgctatggctgttaccagcatggttgccatgtcgctctcgtgacttcgtcacactctctggccaatcagtggccggccgtctgccgacgtcaccttttagcatcggctcagccgcttggaacctagagcgaggcggtactagaaaaagcagccacttcaggtaccagataccatgttttcgcggtggaaacgcaaaaaaggcgagctgagtcgagtcgagtcgtgtcgagctggtaccatgcagtggaaaagcggcattaggctTTGTAGGGCAGTATAGTGGGGGGTCATTACACAGTCCTGTGACCATCATGTTTGTAaaagcccctccctccctctcggaCCTCTCACTCTACTCTACTTGTATGTTTTAATTTGTTAACCTCGATGTTGTGGGTTCATCCATGTGGTCACCTCTTTTGTTGATTCTTATACTTTGTATTTGCCCTTTTATTTACAGACGATTTGAAATGTTACTTTATTTAGAATTGGTGTTTGTCACCTGGGCAAACTAcctcaaataaatgttatagtTTAAAGATAATTTAACCTCATTAGTACATATGTGTATTATCATGCCTGTATTATATAAAGTTGAGTTAAGTTAATACGGAGACAATCCATTTTTAAGTCTATACAGTTTGAGTTACTTTTTGAAAGCTTGCTCAAAGAGATTCGAATTAATGACTCAAATGCTGCCATCAAAGTTTTTTTAAGGTTCAGAAAGTTTGGAAAGTTATAGAAGCAAAGCTCTGGTGACGCAGGCTGATTTTCCAGTCTGtacaaagttgttgtttttttcagccGTCTGCCACCGGCTTGGTTGATCAAACCTGATGAAAACAGGATCAGAACCACCTGATCCCTGCTGGGACTGGAGAGTCCCAGGAGAGATCTGACCCTGCCAGTGAACCAAACACAACGGCGGTCAAAAAGTCTGCCAGACCCAACCATAGTTGCAGCGTCCCCTTGAGTGAAATTTCTCATGCGGTTTGATGCAACGTTAAAGCAGAAATCCGGTGTTAATTgtatctgggatatgtttaatatgataacgagttgggatGTTTGTTTGGAGGCAAAAAGGCGCATGTAGTCGCATTCTTgagttggctgtttttaaacgattctaccaaaacgctataaacctGGAATGATGGGGGCATGTGTTACGAAATcgctactgatggtattgtgtgtataaaatgtcctttttaataaaaataaaaaaacggtaCTTATAAAGTTATAAATGCCTccttttatatgttaagacccttattgtACCATCAAAGTGTTGGGCTACTTCTAgacttttaagtggtttaaaatagcgatttagtttttaccataacacatgcccccatcgttccaagtttatagcgtttttgTAGAAtctgctaaaaacagccaacttagaATGCGTCTACATGCGCTTTTTTGCTCGAAAACTAaaattccaactcgttatcatactaaacatatcccagatccattttaaacTGTATTTCTCCTTTAACGTACAGGTTAGGTAACGTTGCTCCATCAAGGACTGATGGTAGGCTTCTAGGCGTCAATTCAAATCAATATTGTCAAATTCCGGTCAAGGTTTCCATGTTATTGTAAGTAATCCAAGATCAGATCAGTTTAATCACGCTTGATCAAGTTTAATCACGCTACAGATCCGTCATTGCTTTTTAATTGAACACAAACGAACAGACTGATGCATATTGACTATGGGCAAATCGCATGATTCGTTTTATTCATATTTCAACATTCCTCTCCTGTACCCCAGGTGATGGAAAGGCTGATCGAGTTTGCCTACACTGCCAGCATCTCTGTGGGGGAGAAGTGTGTGATCCACATCATGAACGGTGCGGTCATGTACCAGATCGACAGCGTGGTCAAGGCCTGCTGCGACTTCCTGGTGCAGCAGCTGGACCCCAGCAACGCCATCGGCATTGCCAACTTTGCCGAGCAGATCAGCTGCACGGAGCTGCACCAGAAGGCCAGGGAGTACATCTATATGAATTTCAGCCAGGTAAGACCAAAAATCACCACTCTTCGTTGATTCATCTCTGCCTTTATGCAAGCCTATGTTATACGTATGGGGCTCCTGCATTGTCCAGACTATTTAACATTTTTATGAACCCAACCGTTTGGGTCGGTTCACTGGTCCCAACCTGACGTCCGATAAGAAAGATATCTAGAAACCCAACAGAAAGACAGTGTTGGAAACTCCTGTGGCAACATACTGCAGCGAGGGATGGATGTTTCAACAGTGGTCTGTTAATTTGAATAGATGCAATACAGCATTTCTATTTTAGTCATGTTTATAACATTCGGCCCATTATTCTGTGGAAACGAAGAACCTGCTTTATTAACACTTCAACAAGCTGCAGTCGTGACTTGCCCGTTGAGTTTCACTTGCACATTCTTTTTTTACACTCCTGACTTATCACAGGATGGTTTCACCCGTCACTCTAATTTAATGTTCATAACCTGGTCACACCAGTTGTGCGTGATCTGTCGAGTCTGTTCCCGTGGGGATCCTAACCCATCCcagagttgtgttgtgttgaggcaGTTTAAAACCAGACCCCTTGCCTCTTCTGTCTTGCACTTCATGTTTGCATCACCACGATAGAAGATCCTTTTTAAAAACGGCTTTTAGCTTGGCCTATATACAAACATGCGTCCACAAACGAATGTACTCCACTCCCACTCATATCTCATGGACCTGACCACTGTAATGTAAGCCTTCTGTTTGGACACTGATTGTTGCTAGCACAGTTGTCCTATGTGTTATTCATCTGGATGTTTAGTGTCTGATGGAGGTTTGCATGAGGGCATGGTCTGTTGTTTTGTGTTACACATATATTGTTAACCTTGCCCTTGCAAGTCTTGTAATAAACTGCTTGTATTTCACAATAGATGACTTGAAAGATGTCTGTAATTAAAAATCGATGTTTTTTTCTTGGTCTGCTTCTGTGGGTAACGTTTCAGTTCAGTGTTCACTGAAACATTTCCTTGTCCCGTTCGTGCGTCAATAGTGAATTATTTTTGGAATGAGTCGGCATGATTTGCTTTGTGTTCTTTGACAGGGTGTACACcaatatctttttttaaatgtaactCCCGAAACATTGATGGCCGTTTAAAGTATGTAAAACATGATTATTGATACTTTGCTAATCCTTGCTACTACAATTGATTGCTTGATTCGACTTTCTACCTTGTGCTGCTTATTATACCTCAAAGAGCAACAAGCAAGAAAGTGCAGGCCTACAAAAATTACACTTACAATTTCATAGTGTTTATTGCAAATTTCACAAGAAAGTGATGTGGGAATGCTATCTGGCTGAAGGATACCTATGTATTCTATGTTATCCAAAGCCTAAACCTTTGTTTCTTGCTCCGTGTCCAGGCAGGATGACTTGCAAAATTCTTAACTGTTCAGGAAGTAGCTGTAGGGCATTTGGCTTTTGGTCCAGGACCATAATATAATGCAGATGCCATCTCCATTACAGAAGGGTATTGGTTAAACTGGTAGTTTGGTGGCATTACTGCGTCATATATAATCTGCTCTAGAGAGGTTTAGATTCCACAGTTAATGTCTTGGTTCGGGCTGGTTTCAGGAACTGAAACACCAGGCtgatgaaagtgtgtgtttgtgtgtgccttgtCCCTTTGTACACTCCGGAACTGAAATGTATGTATTTCATTGCTGAGCTTTATAACGTGTCACGCTTAAGGAAGATTCACCAGTCCTTCAGAAAGGATTGGATTACTTATTCTACATTGTAGGACATATGTTTTTGTTAATTTACCTGGAATAGTCTGAATTGGGATTAAGAACAGAATGAGGCCCAGAAATGTAGTATATCCCTCTTTAATGGCCTATACAGCTTGACTCTCTTTTTTGTTTATCATGTGTTTCATCAAATAAGTTAAACGATTGATTTAAAAATGGTGAACTCAAGTTCGTCATTGGGATGAATTGGGTTCATCCCTTATCCCCGGATCGCGTTCCCTTCCTTGGCCATGTCTCAGTCCTGTCCTCCCCCATGCGTCTGCAGGTGGCCACCCAGGAGGAGTTCTTCAACCTGTCCCACTGCCAGCTGGTCACCCTCATCAGCCGGGACGAGCTCAACGTGCGCTGCGAGTCGGAGGTGTTCCACGCGTGCGTGGCGTGGGTGCGCTACGACCAGGAGAACCGCCGGCCCTACGTGCAGGCCCTGCTGCAGGCCGTGCGCTGccactccctcacccccaacTTCCTGCAGACCCAGCTGCAGTCCctggactgggactgggacccGCAGTGCAAGGACTACCTGGCCCAGATCTTCCAGGACCTCACCCTCCACAAGCCCACCAAGCTCAACTCCTGCCGGACCCCCAAGGTGCCGCAGCTCATCTACACGGCGGGGGGCTACTTCAGGCAGTCGCTCAGCTACCTGGAGGCGTACAACCCCTGCACGGGGGCGTGGCTGCGGCTGGCGGACCTGCAGGTGCCCCGCAGCGGGCTGGCGGCGTGCGTCATCAGCGGGCTGTTCTACGCCGTGGGCGGCCGGAACAACGCGCCCGACGGCAACATGGACTCCAACACGCTGGACTGCTACAACCCCATGAACAACTGCTGGCTGCCCTGTGCGCCCATGAGCGTGCCCCGCAACCGCATCGGCGTGGGCGTGATCGACGGGCTGATCTACGCCGTGGGCGGGTCCCACGGCTGCATCCACCACAACAGCGTGGAGAGGTGAGCGGCGGTCCGCTTCTGTCACGCACGCAGTCACGGCGCTCGGCACGGGGTCAGGTCGGATCGTCCGTGGAGACCGCTGACGCACTCATTTGCGCGCTCGGTCCAAACACAGTTGGCTCATTCCAGTCTAAGCTTGATTACATGCAGACTAGCAGAACCAGCCTAAGCTTGTTTATGTACGGACTAGCACCACCAGCCGAAGCCTGATTACAGGCGGTCTAGCACAACCAGACTAAGCTTGAATACATACGGACAGCCGGCCTAAAGACCAAGGCTGGTTGTGAGAAAGACCAAGTCCACTAAAGACCAAGTCTCAAATAACTGGTAGAGGACAGCAGCGGTTGGACTGAACACGGATGATAAGTTTCAGGAAATTAATTCCAGAGCTTTGCGACTTTATTTGTTGAATGGCGTCCTTCCATGAGGAGGGAAGGACGCATGCCTTATGCCAACGTCATTGGAACTCTGAACTGGTAATTAATCTAGGGGTGTGAacactgacctttgaccttcttGCCTCAGGTATGACCCTGAGAGGGACCAGTGGCAGCTGGTGGCACCGATGATGTCGCGGCGCATCGGGGTGGGCGTCACGGTCATCAACAGGCTGCTGTACGCCGTTGGGGGCTTCGACGGCACCCACCGCCTCAGCTCCTCAGAGTGCTACGACCCCGACCGGGACGAGTGGAGCCCCATGTCCTCGATGCACACGGTCCGCTCCGGAGCAGGTGGGTCCTCGATCCAGACAGCTGGGCTGGGTGGGTTGAGGATCAGGGCCAACTATTAACAGGGTGACCGTCCCCaccttttgtttttaattaaatgGGAGATTTGATTGGTGATCGGAACAACATCGGTTAAGTAATGTGTGTTGGTGAACAAACTAAATCTGGTTAGCTTAATCAATGAATCCGAGCCAGCCATGAGACCGTGATCTCTCCACTCCTTTCTCCTAATCGTTTCAAAGGCAACGCCTTCACAGAGTTGTAACTTAATGCCAACCCTTGTTCTAAATACATCCTGTTCCCACTTGCTCGCCGGGGTGGAGGCTTGGAACTAGCTCAGAAACCTACCGGCTGTGTATTCACTGCTCATCCCTGTAAGTGTGAGCTAGAAatcaccctctctccttcacccccTCCAAGGTGTGTGCGCGCTGGGCAACCGCATCTACGTGATGGGCGGCTACGACGGCACCAACCAGCTGAACACGGTGGAGTGCTACGAGGTGGAGACGGACAGCTGGAGCCTCGCTGCGTCCATGAGGCACCGGCGTAGCGCGCTCGGGGTCACCGCGCACCACGGACGCATCTACGTCCTGGGTGAGTGGacgagggacacacacacactcgcacatgtTGCATTTTTCGCACACTTAATGGATGAGTTCACCAGGATAGACGAGTTGCAATTTTACCGTCTCATAAGTGTCTCACTCCGACATTAGAAGTACCCGAAGCTACGTTTGGCTCATTTACCATGCATAACACTTCAGCTTTTCAACAAAGTATGCCAACTTTCTTGTGTCTGCAGTCTACTTTCTTCTGGCACAGTGCTGTCGGGCTCAACGT contains these protein-coding regions:
- the keap1b gene encoding kelch-like ECH-associated protein 1B; amino-acid sequence: MTESMTECKALVTPSTRNGHRVFSYTLGSHTAAAFAIMNELRQERQLCDVTLRVRYNDLDAVDFVAHKVVLASSSPVFRAMFTNGLKECGKEVVPIEGIHPRVMERLIEFAYTASISVGEKCVIHIMNGAVMYQIDSVVKACCDFLVQQLDPSNAIGIANFAEQISCTELHQKAREYIYMNFSQVATQEEFFNLSHCQLVTLISRDELNVRCESEVFHACVAWVRYDQENRRPYVQALLQAVRCHSLTPNFLQTQLQSLDWDWDPQCKDYLAQIFQDLTLHKPTKLNSCRTPKVPQLIYTAGGYFRQSLSYLEAYNPCTGAWLRLADLQVPRSGLAACVISGLFYAVGGRNNAPDGNMDSNTLDCYNPMNNCWLPCAPMSVPRNRIGVGVIDGLIYAVGGSHGCIHHNSVERYDPERDQWQLVAPMMSRRIGVGVTVINRLLYAVGGFDGTHRLSSSECYDPDRDEWSPMSSMHTVRSGAGVCALGNRIYVMGGYDGTNQLNTVECYEVETDSWSLAASMRHRRSALGVTAHHGRIYVLGGYDGNTFLDSVERYDPETDSWSEVTLMTSGRSGVGVAVTMEPCQKDLQTCPRAERDAGSASPPVHHPPSSSSASSASSTSSSSSQRHSDLPERNT